In the genome of Thunnus thynnus chromosome 6, fThuThy2.1, whole genome shotgun sequence, the window aCCTGAAAATTCACCTTTGGTTGGGCTTAACTTTGCttagaagaaaaaaacctctgactttatatttatgtaatgcCTCCATCTGCCAGCAAGCGGCGCTGTGACATCCTGACCTCGAGTAACAGTCTGTGACGTTTGTTGACAGAGCATCAACTTCCCATGTCTTAGTGTTTCCTGGCTATAACTCCGTGAAGCCAGAACACAACTGACCACTACCAGGGAATATGAGTGTATATTCTGACTGTAAACGATACAAGGACTCAGGGTAACATCTCGCAGTTGCCTCGTCGCTACTGTTGCTGTTTCTCTGGTTATGTTTCACAGCTCCGCGGCTTATTGAATGCTAAGTTATCTGACTAAGCATTTAGCGTTAGCACCTTGTAGGCTACACGTGAAGTTCTTAATTGAATTGACTGCTGCGTGGATGCAGATTTCTTCTCAAAGGCGTATTTATCAGAAAACCTCCGGGCAGTGGACATAAATATGTCATCATGAACTGTATATCTCGGTCTGCTCTCTCATGTTAGCTTACAATGCCCCTTGCTCCTGCAAACCAGTCCCAGTTGATTCGGTCCAGTCAAAAGGACGAATATTACCAAACATACCTGAGAAACAACGCCAACGAAGCTTTTCAGACGCTTGCTGGTAAGTTTGTTCAGAATTAACACACTTGGCTTCTTTAACTTCACTTTAGCATGTAGCGTTAGCTCTAGGTGCAGTCTGTTTTCCTAGTCTGGATATGTGCAGAACTCTTGACGCATTTTATTCAGTCAttaatcataaaacattattggGACCGTCTCCAGCTCCTCGGCTGCTGAACTAGAAAACACCGGGCGTACTGTTTGGTTTCCGGGAAGCGGCTATGCTGCTGTTTAACGGAGGTTTGGCGATTAACCAGACGCACATTTGCCAAACCAGCAATTTACTCTTCATCCTTGAAGACCTTCCTCTCGTAAAAACGAAAAATACTGTTTGGAAACATTTCTGATAAAGCATAAATCTCACACTCGTCTTCTTGGCCTCATTCACCAGTGCTGGCCCTGAGGCCGGAGACAAGCCACACTTTTAAGCATTAGATAAGTTGGTTGTCATTGAAATAAAAGCTCCTTCGTATGTCAAACTAATAAAAGCAAGTttgttgaacttttttttctttcctgtagGATCTAAAAGATGGCTGGACTGGAGGAAAGAGATCGAGCTGCTGTCAGACCTAACATACTATGGTTTAACCACATTCTCAGGTAGACTGACCAAACCAACATGAAATGTAACTTCATGTAtgtttaacttttcatcttgtTTGCACATCTTGATTTGTGTTGTTGTCCTCCTCAGGTTACCAAACTCTGGGTGAGGAGTATGTAAACATCGTCCAGGTGGACACCAGTCAACGTCGTATCCCCTCCCGGGTCAGACGAGGCCTCTTTGTCCTCTGCCATGCCTTCCTGCCTTACCTGCTGGACAAGGTCCTGGTTTGTCTGGAGAACGAGCTGGAGGGCGGACAGGAGCACCGCAGCTGCGTCAGACGGCAACAGGCAGTGTCAGGGTCATGGAGCCTGGAGTCGTGGCTGAGGAGATGGATGCAGAAGGCAGTGGGGCTGTTGTCGGAGCCCCAGAGGAGGGCGTACCTGCCGGCTGTGTTTGTCCTCCAGCAGAGCCTGACCCTCCTGCACCGACTCCACGTGGCTCTGTTCTACATCAGCGGCTCCTTCTATCACCTGTCCAAGAGGGCGGCCGGTATCAGCTATGTAGgtgatttttacacatttaatatATATCTTTCTATCTACATATTTCAATAATTTAAAATTTGGTTAGTTCACTTatcaaagaaaatgttcaacatTCTGTGGTTGCAGgttctcaaatataaaaattatgTCTTATATCAAAATGGCATGTTTAGGTTTTGAACTTTTGGTCGGACAGGTCAACAAGTGGtgcagtttacagtttacaCATTTACAGAGACTGATCCACATTTCACTTACTGCTGTCAGCGTTTAGCAGCCTGATAGCAGAAGGAATGAAAGAATTTGAATAACAGTTAGTTTTCCTAGAGGACACATGACAGCACCGGCCTGAAGGCATTAAAGAGAATTCACCAGAAAGAACACGGTCATATTGACTAATGATACTGTCTACTTCCTGGACCACACGTCTCTTCCAGAGGGAGCACAGGTCTTTCTGCTGGACAAGACTttctataaaaataaagaaataaaatatctcaaacactattggatggactgccatgaaatttggttcacgcacatgaccaaatatctgtgtgtttagtgctaattagcaggAATATGGAGAACATGGTTAATTTTACCTGCTAaacgttagcatgttagcattgtcaccagaaacatgttagcatgctgatgtaaGTCAGTCAATCTCCTCCAATTTTGCTTTGTGCATTGCATGGTTGGATAATAGTGAACATCAGCAGCACACTCagaaactttacattttttagtGTGCATACTGACTTTTTCGAGTATACCAAACTTTCCACTTGGactggattgcattatattgtacaGGTGTTCATAGTATTGTGTCCACCACTGTGTATACATCCATACAACACTGAGAGCCATCATAGAGATAAGGGAAAAGATATTATTAGGTGTAGGGATGCACCATTAACAGAAAAATCATTAGTACACTAACCCTTACATTTTAAAGTAGACTCACAGATTTCCCAAACATCGTTATAAAAGCTGTTTTGTTGTCTCCATCTTT includes:
- the pex10 gene encoding peroxisome biogenesis factor 10 gives rise to the protein MPLAPANQSQLIRSSQKDEYYQTYLRNNANEAFQTLAGSKRWLDWRKEIELLSDLTYYGLTTFSGYQTLGEEYVNIVQVDTSQRRIPSRVRRGLFVLCHAFLPYLLDKVLVCLENELEGGQEHRSCVRRQQAVSGSWSLESWLRRWMQKAVGLLSEPQRRAYLPAVFVLQQSLTLLHRLHVALFYISGSFYHLSKRAAGISYLRVSGVGSDDGTIRSSYRLLGIVSFLQLLITVCLQLNNFRQRQRARQEWKTYRNLTASPQHIQSSGSRAARCILCLEERRHSTSTPCGHLFCWECITEWCNTKAECPLCREKFQPHRLVYLRNYS